The following coding sequences are from one Luteolibacter yonseiensis window:
- a CDS encoding NAD(+)/NADH kinase, which yields MKVGILVNPLKNDSLSTLHALRKSLEARGCTTVLDVDAARHAGETGGIPADEFSSSVDVAAVLGGDGTMLNALSKLGNFEKPVAGINIGTLGFLTSCTDDELDVFASAVSENRYMTSVRMLLEATVHRQGRSSESFTALNEITLARGDTGRLVSLRAQVNGELLNDYRADGLIVATPTGSTAYSLSAGGPLIAPSAGVFVITPICPHSLSQRSLVLSDDSTVELSSQDAECGPMIFTVDGRDNIHIEPGDRIEVKKSPRSFLLLRLEGRSFYGALRQKLHWQGV from the coding sequence GTGAAAGTTGGAATCCTCGTCAATCCTCTCAAAAACGACTCGCTTTCCACGCTTCACGCGTTGAGGAAATCCCTTGAAGCCCGCGGTTGCACCACCGTGCTCGATGTGGATGCGGCGAGGCATGCGGGGGAGACCGGCGGTATCCCGGCGGACGAGTTCTCGTCCAGCGTGGACGTCGCCGCCGTGCTCGGTGGTGATGGAACGATGCTGAACGCGCTTTCCAAGCTGGGGAATTTTGAAAAACCCGTCGCGGGCATCAATATCGGAACGCTCGGATTCCTAACCAGTTGCACGGACGACGAGCTGGATGTTTTTGCATCGGCCGTCTCGGAAAACCGGTATATGACCAGCGTGCGCATGCTGTTGGAAGCAACGGTCCACCGGCAGGGAAGATCTTCGGAATCGTTCACCGCCCTCAACGAAATCACCCTGGCGCGTGGCGACACGGGGCGTCTCGTCTCCTTGCGTGCCCAGGTGAACGGAGAACTGCTCAACGACTATCGGGCGGACGGCCTCATCGTCGCCACACCCACCGGCTCCACGGCCTACTCGCTTTCCGCAGGTGGGCCGCTGATCGCGCCCAGCGCGGGGGTTTTCGTCATCACCCCCATCTGCCCGCACAGTCTCAGCCAGCGCTCGCTGGTGCTTTCGGACGATTCGACCGTCGAATTGTCGTCGCAGGATGCCGAGTGCGGTCCGATGATTTTCACCGTGGACGGTCGGGACAACATCCACATCGAACCGGGAGATCGCATCGAGGTGAAAAAGTCGCCCCGATCCTTCCTCCTGCTGCGTCTCGAAGGGCGGTCGTTTTACGGCGCCCTGCGGCAGAAGCTGCATTGGCAGGGCGTTTGA
- the ilvE gene encoding branched-chain-amino-acid transaminase gives MKIWLDGKLVDESEAKVSVFDHGLLYGDGVFEGIRIYNGRVFRLEEHIKRLFDSAKAIILNLPWTQEEVVRYTVDTVAANGLKDGYIRLVITRGAGELGLNPYLCPKPSMFIIASTIKLYPDETYKNGLAIITCATRRPAPAALMPQVKSLNYLNNIMAKVEAIQANALEAVMLNEQGYVAECTGDNLFLIKDGKLLTPLICDGALDGITRAVIIELAEKLGVPFKECSLTRYDIFTADECFLTGTAAEVIPVVALDRRVIGTGKPGPFTARFLEAFHELATSTGTPVA, from the coding sequence ATGAAAATCTGGCTCGACGGCAAACTAGTAGATGAATCTGAAGCGAAGGTATCGGTTTTTGACCACGGCCTTCTCTACGGGGATGGGGTTTTTGAAGGCATCCGCATTTATAACGGGCGCGTCTTCCGGCTGGAAGAGCACATCAAGCGGTTGTTCGACTCGGCAAAGGCGATCATCCTGAACCTGCCTTGGACGCAGGAGGAAGTGGTGCGATACACGGTCGACACCGTTGCGGCCAACGGCCTCAAGGACGGCTACATCCGTCTTGTCATCACGCGCGGGGCGGGGGAACTGGGCCTGAATCCCTACCTTTGCCCGAAGCCGTCGATGTTCATCATCGCTTCGACGATCAAGCTGTATCCGGACGAGACCTACAAGAACGGTCTCGCGATCATCACCTGCGCCACCCGCCGTCCGGCACCCGCCGCGCTGATGCCACAGGTGAAGTCGCTGAACTACCTGAACAACATCATGGCGAAGGTGGAGGCCATCCAGGCGAACGCGCTGGAAGCCGTCATGCTCAACGAGCAGGGCTACGTGGCCGAATGCACGGGCGACAACCTGTTCCTCATCAAGGACGGCAAGCTGCTCACCCCACTGATCTGCGATGGCGCCTTGGACGGAATCACCCGTGCGGTCATCATCGAGCTGGCGGAAAAACTCGGCGTTCCTTTCAAGGAGTGCTCGTTGACACGCTATGATATATTCACCGCAGATGAATGTTTCCTCACCGGCACCGCGGCGGAAGTCATTCCGGTGGTCGCGCTCGACCGCCGTGTCATCGGCACCGGCAAGCCCGGTCCGTTCACCGCCCGGTTCCTCGAAGCATTCCACGAACTCGCGACCAGCACCGGCACACCCGTTGCTTGA
- a CDS encoding UvrB/UvrC motif-containing protein: MKCDFCEKKATVFLTQLVDGQMKKVCLCDNCAKERGVTDPTGFSLADLLLGGLPGGPGTVAGHPSPGVPGNGKQCATCTFTLDDLKRVRRFGCSDCYATFGDEVAQMIRGMHKGTSHVGKVPEGLMAIQFRNQRIEELRSRLDQAIASESYEEAAGIRDEIRNLDEVKH, translated from the coding sequence ATGAAGTGTGATTTCTGCGAAAAAAAGGCCACCGTCTTCCTGACACAGCTCGTCGATGGACAGATGAAAAAGGTTTGCCTTTGCGACAACTGCGCGAAGGAGCGCGGAGTCACGGACCCGACCGGATTTTCCCTGGCCGACCTCCTGCTCGGCGGTCTGCCGGGTGGTCCGGGCACGGTGGCGGGCCACCCTTCACCCGGTGTGCCCGGGAATGGCAAGCAATGCGCCACCTGCACTTTCACATTGGATGACTTGAAACGCGTGCGGCGTTTCGGATGCAGCGATTGTTATGCGACCTTCGGTGACGAGGTGGCCCAGATGATCCGCGGCATGCACAAGGGCACCTCGCACGTCGGGAAAGTTCCCGAGGGGCTGATGGCGATCCAGTTCCGCAACCAACGCATCGAGGAACTCCGGTCGCGGCTCGACCAGGCGATCGCCTCCGAGAGCTATGAAGAAGCCGCCGGCATCCGCGATGAGATCCGGAACCTGGATGAGGTGAAACATTGA
- a CDS encoding protein arginine kinase has translation MMRFNTLIKHPADWMTGGQGEHGAVITSRIRLARNLRRHPFPGWAKRDQRAAALDLMRPAVEALPAMKGAFSHELGDLTSVQKQVLVERHLISREHAARGDGSAAVIERRQTFSLMLNEEDHLRMQAIRPGLQLTAAFSALSELDTNLEESLEFAFDPTLGYLTTCPTNLGTGLRASAMLHLPGLVLSDQIGQVLQAVNKIGLAVRGLYGEGTESLGNLYQISNQSTLGESEETIIRRLERVISQVANHEQNAREKLLEDDPEMVSDKIGRAYGVLRYAHIIDSKEALNHLSLLRLGGTLGYFPTKTVMLCDSLLMDIQPAHLQLHSGRKLSPEERDSIRAEIVRSRLQSLETPDNRMSSNDDKNFSDTPNPNPGDA, from the coding sequence ATGATGCGCTTCAACACCCTTATCAAGCACCCCGCCGACTGGATGACAGGCGGGCAGGGCGAGCACGGAGCCGTGATCACCTCGCGTATCCGGCTGGCGAGGAATCTCCGCCGCCACCCGTTCCCGGGCTGGGCGAAGCGTGACCAGCGCGCCGCCGCCCTCGATCTCATGCGTCCGGCCGTGGAGGCCCTGCCTGCGATGAAAGGAGCTTTTTCGCACGAACTCGGCGATCTCACCTCCGTCCAGAAGCAGGTTCTGGTCGAGCGGCACCTCATTTCCCGTGAACATGCCGCCCGGGGCGACGGCTCGGCGGCCGTCATCGAACGCAGGCAGACGTTCAGCCTGATGCTCAATGAGGAAGATCACCTGCGCATGCAGGCCATTCGTCCGGGATTGCAGCTTACGGCGGCTTTCAGCGCGCTTTCCGAACTGGACACCAATTTGGAGGAGTCTCTCGAATTCGCTTTCGACCCGACCTTGGGCTATCTCACCACCTGCCCGACGAATCTCGGCACCGGCCTGCGCGCGTCGGCCATGCTCCATCTGCCCGGTCTCGTGCTCAGCGACCAGATCGGCCAGGTCCTGCAGGCGGTGAACAAGATCGGCCTGGCTGTCCGCGGCCTGTATGGAGAAGGGACCGAATCCCTCGGCAATCTCTACCAGATTTCCAATCAATCCACGCTCGGCGAGAGCGAGGAGACGATCATCCGCCGTCTCGAGCGCGTCATTTCCCAAGTCGCGAATCACGAACAAAACGCCCGGGAAAAACTGCTGGAGGACGATCCGGAGATGGTTTCCGATAAAATCGGCCGGGCCTACGGCGTGCTCCGCTATGCCCATATCATTGACTCCAAAGAGGCTCTCAACCACCTCTCCCTGCTCCGGTTGGGTGGGACCCTCGGTTATTTTCCCACGAAAACGGTGATGCTGTGTGACTCGTTGCTGATGGACATCCAGCCCGCACACCTTCAACTGCACTCCGGGCGGAAGCTTTCACCGGAAGAAAGAGACTCGATTCGGGCAGAAATCGTACGCTCCCGTTTGCAATCTCTTGAAACTCCTGATAATCGTATGTCATCAAATGACGACAAAAATTTTTCTGACACACCCAACCCCAACCCCGGCGACGCATGA
- a CDS encoding ATP-dependent Clp protease ATP-binding subunit, producing the protein MNNFTPRAQQVLALARKEADRFNHSYVGTEHLLLGLIKLGQGVAVNVLERMGLELEAVRMEVEKEVGSGPPQKSAGNIPYTPRVKKVLALANKEAKALNHSYVGTEHLLLGLLREGEGVAARVLKRLDVDIQRTRNEILAEIDPNFSPDDQDDEDDDDEDIEDSDGPFEEEGQAQPTNSEGEAKSKTPALKAFGRDLTKVAREGGLDPVIGRESEIERVIQILCRRTKNNPVLIGEAGVGKTAIVEGLAQEIATGNVPEILRDKKVITLDLALMVAGTKYRGQFEERIKAVMDEIRKVKNVILFIDELHTIVGAGSAEGAMDASNIIKPALSRAELQCVGATTLNEYRKYIEKDSALERRFQQVKVDEPSVDDAIKILSGLQEKYETHHKAKFTPEAIEAAVKLTSRYLTARFLPDKAIDVLDEAGARARIGTMTRPPSIKELEGAIEQINRDKVAAIAEQNFEKAAALRDDEKHAKKNLEDTIKNWRASSEETIVTVTDDDIMAVVAKWTGVPLRRMEEKEAEKLLKMEEELKGRVIGQDEAVVAISKALRRSRADLKDPRRPIGSFLFLGPTGVGKTYLARNLAEFMFGDPDSLIQIDMSEYMEKFTASRLIGSPPGYVGYEEGGQLSEAVRRRPYSVVLFDEVEKAHPDVMNLLLQILEEGTVTDSLGRKIDFRNTIIIMTSNVGASTIKRQTTLGFGAMAADDADQEGMKEKIIEESKRYFKPEFLNRLDGLVVFHMLEKKDLNQIVDLEVSKLVKRLKEKEIDLTLTAEARDLLSIKGFDPAYGARPMRRAVERFLEDPLAEALLRGDVKPKDTVNVIKKPDSDELDFVSTRPEPEEEVSGVA; encoded by the coding sequence ATGAATAACTTCACTCCACGCGCTCAACAAGTTCTCGCTCTCGCCCGTAAGGAGGCGGATCGGTTCAACCACTCCTATGTCGGCACGGAGCACCTGCTTCTCGGCCTGATCAAGCTTGGTCAGGGTGTCGCGGTCAACGTTCTCGAACGCATGGGCCTCGAGCTCGAAGCCGTCCGCATGGAGGTGGAGAAGGAGGTCGGCTCCGGCCCTCCCCAGAAGTCAGCGGGAAACATTCCATACACTCCTCGTGTGAAGAAAGTCCTCGCCCTTGCCAACAAGGAGGCGAAGGCTCTCAACCATTCCTATGTGGGAACCGAGCATTTGTTGCTCGGACTCCTGCGGGAAGGCGAGGGAGTGGCGGCCCGCGTGCTGAAACGGCTCGATGTGGACATACAACGCACTCGCAACGAGATTCTTGCGGAGATTGATCCGAATTTTTCACCTGACGATCAGGACGACGAGGACGATGACGATGAGGATATCGAAGACAGCGATGGTCCGTTCGAAGAGGAGGGGCAGGCCCAGCCGACCAATTCGGAGGGTGAGGCCAAGTCGAAGACTCCCGCTCTCAAGGCATTTGGCCGCGATCTCACCAAGGTCGCCCGCGAAGGTGGGTTGGACCCGGTGATCGGTCGTGAGAGCGAAATCGAGCGCGTCATCCAGATCCTCTGCCGCCGGACGAAAAACAATCCCGTCCTCATCGGCGAAGCCGGCGTGGGCAAGACCGCCATTGTCGAGGGTCTGGCTCAGGAAATCGCCACAGGCAATGTGCCGGAAATCCTCCGCGACAAAAAGGTCATCACCCTCGACCTCGCCCTGATGGTCGCCGGCACGAAATACCGCGGTCAGTTCGAAGAGCGGATCAAGGCGGTCATGGACGAGATCCGGAAGGTCAAAAACGTCATTCTTTTCATCGACGAACTCCACACCATCGTCGGTGCGGGGTCGGCGGAAGGAGCGATGGATGCGTCCAACATCATCAAGCCCGCCCTCAGCCGTGCCGAGTTGCAGTGCGTCGGCGCGACGACCCTGAACGAGTACCGCAAGTACATCGAGAAGGACTCCGCGTTGGAACGCCGTTTCCAACAAGTGAAGGTGGACGAACCCTCCGTGGATGACGCCATCAAGATCCTCAGCGGTCTTCAGGAAAAGTATGAGACCCACCACAAGGCCAAGTTCACGCCTGAGGCCATCGAGGCGGCGGTGAAGCTGACCTCGCGTTACCTGACCGCCCGTTTCTTGCCGGACAAGGCCATCGACGTGCTCGACGAGGCGGGTGCCCGCGCCCGCATCGGCACCATGACACGTCCACCGTCCATCAAAGAGCTGGAAGGGGCCATCGAACAGATCAACCGCGACAAGGTCGCCGCCATCGCCGAGCAAAACTTCGAAAAAGCCGCCGCCCTGCGCGACGACGAGAAGCACGCGAAGAAGAATCTGGAGGATACGATCAAGAACTGGCGCGCCTCGTCGGAGGAGACCATCGTCACCGTCACCGATGACGATATCATGGCCGTGGTCGCCAAGTGGACCGGTGTGCCTCTCCGCCGCATGGAGGAGAAGGAAGCCGAGAAGCTTCTCAAGATGGAGGAAGAGCTCAAGGGACGGGTCATCGGTCAGGACGAGGCCGTCGTCGCCATCTCCAAGGCCCTGCGCCGTTCCCGCGCGGATCTCAAGGACCCGCGCCGTCCGATCGGTTCCTTCCTGTTCCTCGGACCCACCGGTGTCGGCAAGACCTATCTGGCGCGGAATCTCGCGGAGTTCATGTTCGGCGATCCGGATTCCCTCATCCAGATCGACATGTCGGAATACATGGAGAAATTCACGGCCAGCCGTCTCATCGGTTCGCCTCCGGGCTATGTGGGCTATGAGGAAGGCGGCCAGCTTTCCGAAGCGGTGCGCCGCCGTCCTTACTCCGTCGTGCTGTTCGACGAGGTGGAGAAGGCCCATCCGGACGTGATGAACCTGCTGCTCCAGATTCTGGAAGAAGGCACTGTGACCGACTCGCTCGGCCGCAAGATCGACTTCCGGAACACCATCATCATCATGACCTCCAACGTCGGGGCTTCCACCATCAAACGCCAGACCACCCTTGGTTTCGGCGCGATGGCGGCGGACGATGCCGATCAGGAAGGCATGAAGGAAAAGATCATCGAAGAGTCCAAGCGTTACTTCAAACCGGAGTTCCTGAACCGTCTCGATGGTTTGGTGGTCTTCCACATGTTGGAGAAGAAGGACCTCAACCAGATCGTCGATCTCGAGGTCTCGAAACTCGTCAAGCGTCTCAAGGAAAAGGAAATCGACCTCACGCTCACCGCCGAGGCCCGCGATCTTCTTTCGATAAAAGGCTTCGATCCGGCCTACGGGGCACGCCCCATGCGCCGCGCCGTCGAGCGATTCCTCGAGGATCCGCTCGCCGAGGCGCTGCTGCGTGGTGACGTGAAGCCGAAAGATACGGTCAATGTCATCAAGAAACCGGACAGCGATGAACTCGACTTCGTCTCCACCCGGCCCGAGCCGGAGGAAGAGGTCAGCGGAGTCGCATGA
- the pdxH gene encoding pyridoxamine 5'-phosphate oxidase: MDLADFRKEYSDRGLKRAELDADPIAQFSNWFAQAIEFGVHEPNAMTVATVDENGMPFQRTLLLKNVDSRGFTFFTNYQSRKAAQMEKNQQVCLLFPWLTLERQIIVQGEVEKVGREESQRYFSSRPRESQIGAWVSNQSEVIASRDVLTQQLAEIREKFQDGEIPLPPHWGGYLLKPRSIEFWQGGPARLHDRFLYQLKNGQWTIDRLSP; this comes from the coding sequence ATGGACCTTGCTGATTTCCGTAAAGAGTATTCCGACCGCGGCCTGAAACGGGCGGAACTGGATGCCGATCCGATCGCTCAATTTTCAAACTGGTTCGCACAGGCCATCGAATTCGGTGTCCACGAGCCGAACGCGATGACGGTCGCGACGGTCGATGAAAACGGAATGCCATTCCAGCGCACGTTGCTCCTGAAAAATGTCGATTCCCGCGGGTTCACATTTTTCACGAACTACCAGAGTCGCAAGGCGGCTCAAATGGAGAAGAATCAACAGGTTTGCCTGCTCTTCCCATGGCTCACGCTGGAGAGGCAGATCATTGTCCAGGGTGAGGTGGAAAAGGTCGGTCGCGAGGAATCCCAACGGTATTTCTCCTCCCGTCCGCGGGAATCGCAGATCGGTGCGTGGGTGTCCAACCAGAGCGAGGTCATCGCGTCCCGGGATGTTCTCACGCAACAACTCGCGGAAATCAGGGAGAAGTTCCAGGATGGTGAAATTCCCCTGCCTCCACACTGGGGAGGGTATCTCCTGAAGCCGCGGAGCATCGAATTCTGGCAGGGCGGCCCCGCGCGCCTGCATGACCGCTTCCTGTATCAATTGAAGAACGGTCAATGGACGATCGACAGGCTTTCCCCTTGA
- a CDS encoding glycine C-acetyltransferase, whose amino-acid sequence MKSYSAFQSHLNEQLDAIRGAGTYKSERTLTTPQGAMVETTSGQPVLNMCANNYLGLAQHPAIKQAAHEALDAWGYGCASVRFICGTQGVHKQLENSLSDFLGTEDTILYGSCFDANGGLFETLLGAEDAIISDELNHASIIDGVRLSKSMRFRYKNRDMADLEAQLIAADAKGARYKLIVTDGIFSMDGFIAPLKEICDLADRYNALVMVDDSHAVGFMGGHGRGTHEHCGVMDRIDIITGTLGKALGGASGGYTSGRREIIELLRQRSRPYLFSNTLAPTIAGASLKALDILKESTALRDKLEENTRYFREAMTEAGFNLAPGEHAIVPVMLGDAALATRFADAMLERGVYVIGFSYPVVPQGKARIRTQISAAHSREELERAVEAFKSVKMELGL is encoded by the coding sequence ATGAAATCCTACAGCGCTTTCCAATCCCATCTCAACGAACAGTTGGACGCCATCCGTGGCGCGGGCACTTACAAGAGCGAACGCACCCTGACCACTCCGCAAGGAGCGATGGTGGAGACCACCAGCGGGCAACCGGTGCTGAACATGTGCGCGAACAATTACCTCGGCCTCGCCCAACACCCCGCGATCAAACAGGCCGCGCATGAGGCGCTTGACGCATGGGGCTATGGCTGCGCCAGCGTCCGGTTCATCTGCGGCACCCAGGGAGTTCACAAACAGTTGGAAAACAGCCTCAGCGACTTCCTCGGCACCGAGGACACCATTCTCTATGGATCTTGTTTCGATGCAAACGGAGGCCTCTTCGAAACCCTGCTCGGTGCCGAGGACGCCATCATCAGCGACGAACTCAACCATGCCTCGATCATCGACGGCGTGCGGCTCAGCAAGTCCATGCGCTTCCGTTATAAAAACCGCGACATGGCGGATCTCGAGGCGCAATTGATCGCCGCGGATGCGAAGGGCGCGAGATACAAGCTCATCGTCACCGACGGCATCTTCTCGATGGATGGCTTCATCGCCCCGCTGAAAGAGATCTGTGATCTGGCGGATCGATACAACGCCCTTGTCATGGTGGACGATTCGCATGCCGTCGGATTCATGGGCGGCCATGGCCGCGGCACCCACGAGCATTGCGGCGTCATGGACCGCATCGACATCATCACCGGAACCCTCGGCAAGGCGCTTGGAGGTGCCAGCGGGGGCTACACCAGCGGCCGCCGTGAAATCATCGAACTCCTCCGCCAGCGCTCGCGTCCTTACTTGTTCAGCAACACCCTCGCGCCCACCATCGCCGGCGCATCCTTGAAGGCTCTGGACATCCTCAAGGAATCGACCGCCCTGCGGGACAAGCTGGAGGAAAACACCCGGTATTTCCGGGAGGCCATGACGGAGGCCGGATTCAACCTCGCTCCCGGGGAGCACGCCATCGTCCCGGTCATGCTGGGCGACGCCGCCCTCGCCACCCGGTTTGCCGATGCCATGCTGGAACGGGGCGTTTATGTGATCGGTTTCAGCTATCCGGTCGTCCCCCAGGGCAAGGCCCGCATCCGCACCCAGATCAGCGCCGCACATAGCCGGGAAGAACTGGAACGCGCGGTGGAGGCGTTCAAGTCAGTGAAGATGGAACTGGGACTTTGA
- the tdh gene encoding L-threonine 3-dehydrogenase, which yields MKALVKARSEPGLWLQDVPEPDIGINDVLIKVLKTGICGTDLHIYNWDAWAQKTIPVPMVVGHEFVGEVVAAGSNVNDFHPGEIVSAEGHVVCGRCRNCLAGRRHLCKDTVGIGVNRTGAFAEYVSVPMTNVWHHTKGVDLEVASIFDPFGNAMHTALSFGLLGEDVLITGAGPIGVMAAGIAKHAGARHVVITDVNDYRLDLAKKLGADVALNVTHGSIQDVQKQLGIREGFDVGLEMSGNASAFNSMIDNMCHGGKIAMLGIPATPISMDWNKIIFNMLTIKGIYGREMYETWYHMSVMLECGLDIKPVITHRFGADEFEKGFEVMNTGMSGKVVLDWTVFD from the coding sequence ATGAAAGCCTTGGTTAAAGCCAGATCAGAACCCGGCCTGTGGTTGCAGGATGTACCCGAACCGGACATCGGAATCAACGACGTCCTCATCAAGGTTCTTAAAACGGGCATCTGCGGAACCGATCTCCATATCTACAACTGGGACGCATGGGCACAGAAGACCATTCCCGTTCCCATGGTGGTTGGCCACGAGTTCGTCGGAGAGGTCGTGGCCGCCGGATCGAACGTGAATGATTTCCATCCCGGAGAAATCGTCAGCGCGGAAGGACACGTCGTCTGCGGCCGATGTCGCAACTGTCTCGCCGGCCGCCGCCACCTGTGCAAGGACACCGTCGGCATCGGGGTGAACCGCACCGGAGCCTTCGCCGAATACGTCAGTGTTCCGATGACAAACGTGTGGCACCACACCAAGGGCGTGGATCTCGAAGTGGCCTCCATTTTCGATCCGTTCGGAAATGCGATGCACACCGCGCTGTCGTTCGGCCTGTTGGGGGAGGATGTGCTCATCACGGGGGCGGGACCCATCGGTGTGATGGCAGCCGGAATCGCGAAACATGCGGGCGCCAGGCACGTGGTGATCACCGATGTGAACGACTACCGTCTCGACCTCGCGAAAAAACTCGGAGCGGACGTGGCGCTGAATGTCACGCATGGCAGTATCCAGGACGTCCAGAAGCAGCTCGGCATCAGGGAGGGTTTCGACGTGGGACTCGAAATGAGCGGCAATGCCTCCGCGTTCAACAGCATGATCGACAACATGTGCCACGGCGGCAAGATCGCGATGCTCGGCATCCCGGCCACACCGATCAGCATGGACTGGAACAAGATCATTTTCAACATGCTCACCATCAAGGGGATCTACGGCAGGGAAATGTATGAGACCTGGTACCACATGAGCGTCATGCTGGAGTGCGGCCTGGACATCAAGCCGGTGATCACCCACCGCTTCGGCGCGGATGAGTTTGAAAAAGGCTTCGAAGTCATGAACACCGGAATGAGCGGCAAGGTGGTCCTCGATTGGACCGTCTTCGATTGA
- a CDS encoding trimeric intracellular cation channel family protein, whose translation MLEVAMLSTFLDHFGVSVSALSGVLAAREKGLDLFGVLVLAVVTALGGGSVRDMLAGDGAVAWLLAPGIFYTVCTVALVAFFICRWWEPPQTLFQVADALALCFFAVAGTRKGMGLGFAPPVCIALGVITGVAGGILRDTLLGRVPLVFQKHTYFYATAAFFGGLIYTLLRGPLGDHLAIWISISSAILLRLGAIRYRISLPSFTLKSNNDESLG comes from the coding sequence ATGTTGGAAGTCGCGATGCTCTCCACGTTCCTAGACCACTTCGGTGTATCAGTTTCCGCGCTTTCCGGCGTCCTTGCGGCACGGGAAAAAGGTCTCGATCTTTTCGGGGTCCTGGTGCTGGCGGTGGTGACCGCGCTCGGGGGCGGTTCGGTGAGGGACATGCTGGCGGGAGATGGCGCGGTGGCATGGCTGCTGGCCCCCGGAATTTTTTATACCGTCTGCACCGTGGCCTTGGTCGCCTTTTTCATCTGCCGCTGGTGGGAGCCTCCGCAAACCCTTTTCCAGGTGGCTGACGCGCTGGCCCTCTGTTTCTTCGCCGTCGCGGGCACCCGCAAGGGAATGGGCCTGGGCTTCGCGCCTCCGGTATGCATCGCTCTCGGAGTGATCACCGGCGTGGCGGGAGGAATCCTGCGTGACACGTTGCTGGGCCGCGTGCCCCTGGTGTTCCAGAAGCACACCTACTTCTATGCAACGGCGGCATTCTTCGGAGGGTTGATCTACACCCTGCTGCGTGGCCCGCTTGGAGACCATCTCGCGATATGGATTTCCATATCCTCGGCCATTCTGTTGCGTCTTGGCGCGATCCGGTACCGCATCTCCCTACCCTCATTCACTCTGAAATCAAATAACGATGAAAGCCTTGGTTAA
- a CDS encoding helix-turn-helix domain-containing protein gives MPAKPRGSRQSATPPATKQDSINEDLGRRVKKLRGDRGWSLEELASASGVSRSMLSEIERERANPTLSVTYRIASAFGLTLQELIESADSASSIQIIRANERAQIFRKDKQCQIRTLSPLNMEKDVEFYEVRLPVNGALRSQPHVDGTREFLTVEEGSVELESGSSREVLGKGDSATYRADVDHTIANTGKAEALLFLVVIYR, from the coding sequence ATGCCCGCCAAGCCACGAGGTTCGAGACAATCCGCCACACCTCCCGCGACGAAACAGGATTCCATCAACGAGGATCTCGGACGACGCGTGAAGAAGCTGCGCGGAGATCGCGGCTGGTCTCTGGAGGAACTGGCTTCCGCCAGCGGCGTGAGCCGGTCGATGCTGAGCGAGATCGAGAGGGAACGCGCGAACCCGACCCTGAGCGTGACCTACCGGATCGCCAGCGCGTTCGGTCTGACGCTTCAGGAACTCATCGAGAGCGCGGACTCCGCGTCATCCATCCAGATCATCCGGGCGAACGAGCGCGCGCAGATTTTCCGCAAGGACAAGCAATGCCAGATCCGCACCCTTTCGCCGCTGAACATGGAGAAGGATGTGGAATTTTATGAAGTGCGTCTGCCCGTGAACGGCGCGCTCCGCAGCCAGCCGCACGTGGATGGCACCCGGGAATTCCTGACGGTGGAGGAGGGGAGTGTGGAGCTGGAATCCGGCAGCTCGAGGGAGGTTCTGGGAAAAGGAGATTCCGCCACCTATCGTGCGGATGTGGACCATACGATCGCGAACACCGGCAAGGCGGAAGCGTTGTTGTTCCTGGTGGTGATTTATCGGTGA